In one window of Miscanthus floridulus cultivar M001 chromosome 12, ASM1932011v1, whole genome shotgun sequence DNA:
- the LOC136496127 gene encoding uncharacterized protein, whose product MAVGGGARRGWQWTSARRGEAGSGGGKAGRGRGRRWRQRLGRRWRAWRLGAAANQRPTARGHGGAVWARARERRQRRGASLAAGAAAARAGGAAAARMGPARRGRAWAGARRGQARAAWPQAGARRGGRGQAGGAGRARAGAGDVGRGRRPDAGAGRGRARVWARRWRRGLARARRWGRRPAEGRG is encoded by the coding sequence ATGGCCGTGggaggcggggcgaggcgagggTGGCAGTGGACGTCGGCAAGGCGGGGTGAGGCCGGCAGTGGagggggcaaggcggggcgaggccgaggccgccggTGGAGACAAAGGCTAGGACgacggtggagggcgtggcggctcGGTGCTGCAGCCAACCAACGACCAACAGCGCGAGGGCACGGCGGTGCGGTGTgggctcgggcgagggagcggaggcagcggcgcggcgcgagcttggccgccggagcagcagcggcTCGGGCAGGCGGAGCTGCAGCGGCTCGGATGGgcccggcgcggcgcgggcgggcgtgggcgggcgcgcggcgcgggcagGCGCGCGCGGCGTGGCCTCAggcgggcgcgcggcgcggcgggcgcgggcagGCGGGTGGCgcggggcgggcgcgggcgggcgcgggcgacgTCGGACGCGGGCGGCGGCCGGACGCGGGCGCCGGACGTGGGCGGGCGCGGGTGtgggcgcggcggtggcggcgggggctGGCTAGGGCAAGGAGATGGGGAAGAAGGCCGGCCGAGGGCCGAGGGTAG